One segment of Alistipes finegoldii DSM 17242 DNA contains the following:
- the glgP gene encoding alpha-glucan family phosphorylase codes for MSNAKLTPDYLFEVSWEVCNKIGGIHTVVSTKAQTAIRKFNERYILIGPDLQHEGVNPEFEEDPNLLKTWRQGLYAEGIRIRVGHWKIKGEPTAILVDFTSLIPRKDEILKKLWEAYHVDSISGQWDYIEPVLFGYAAGAVIASYVENFCTATDKIAAHFHEWMTAAGGLYLRRHAPYVATLFTTHATVMGRCIAGNHLPLYTDLTKFNADELARQFNVVAKHSIEKAAAAYHDAFVTVSDITANECKFLLGREPDCITPNGFENDFVWTGEEYDAKRAEARKTMISVAEACLGEKFAEEPLIVGTSGRYEFRNKGIDVFIESLKKLAASPRLKRQVLAYITVPAANRGPRADLQAHLADPSKPIDGGQYKYTTHYLEYQSSDPIVNALNGSILTTPDSKVKVIFVPTYLNKADGIFGKDYYELLVGMDMTVFPSYYEPWGYTPLESVAFSVPTITTTLAGFGLWAAKQREHAGVEIVLRDDYNDQEVEEKIAESLLHFSLLDDKHVNEMRVSAYEISETALWEHLFAAYEQAYSEAVESSVIRTNRAVLDEGGNRNEQINFVRQQLFAEKPNWNRMMVDKTLPKRLHALEELSRNLWWCWNPGTRDLFESIDHALWAECERNPIAFLDKMSVERMKELEQDTNFLSQLDAVYAQFRDYMNEKPDPKATSISYFSMEYGLHSSLKIYSGGLGILAGDYLKEASDKNVPMAAVGLLYRYGYFTQRLSSQGAQEATYEAQNFYKLPISPVRDEAGNWMTVTIAFPGRTLWARVWKCQVGRTDLYLLDADFEANLEEDRQITHHLYGGDWENRLKQEILLGIGGIRALRKLGIKHDVFHCNEGHAAFIGIERIRDLVTHKKLSFSEALEVIRSSSLFTTHTPVPAGHDAFPESMIRQYMSHYPDVLGITWEQYINLGKTNPNDPNEKFSMSVLACNLSQEVNGVSWLHGEVSKDILGSMWPGYFKNELHIGYVTNGVHFPTWIATSMRRLYARYFADGFEGHTYDIPAWQKVHQIPDEELWNERMYLKNKLVKHIRRRYSDPNQVRLDSPRQMIQIIEGIKPDVLTIGFARRFATYKRAYLLFTNLDRLSAIVNNKERPVQFIFAGKAHPNDKPGQDLIKRIVEVAAMPQFVGKILFLQNYDMELARRMVQGVDVWLNTPTRPLEASGTSGEKCVMNGVLQFSVLDGWWVEGYKEGAGWMLPMERTFADQGYQDELDAEMIYNTIEEQIVPKYYDRGSDGIPHQWVDSVKKCVADIASNFTTNRMLGDYEERFYNKLAARKREIVEGGYKLAREIAAWKRKVSAAWDKVRVIDVQRVRIDDEAIFVGEKYHFEVTVDIANLRPEDIGVEMVIAQQIVGGGKVNVTRTIGLKHTKTDGSRVTYALDYVPGEAGTFDVALRLYPYNPHLPHRMDFALVKWA; via the coding sequence ATGAGCAATGCAAAACTAACCCCCGATTACCTGTTCGAGGTAAGTTGGGAGGTCTGCAACAAAATCGGCGGCATCCATACGGTAGTCTCGACCAAAGCGCAAACGGCCATCCGGAAATTCAACGAGCGCTATATCCTCATCGGACCCGACCTGCAGCACGAAGGCGTAAACCCCGAATTCGAGGAGGATCCCAACCTGCTGAAGACATGGCGTCAGGGGCTTTACGCCGAAGGCATCCGCATCCGCGTGGGACACTGGAAAATCAAGGGCGAACCGACGGCGATACTGGTGGACTTCACCTCGCTGATTCCCCGCAAGGACGAAATACTCAAGAAACTCTGGGAGGCCTACCACGTCGATTCGATTTCGGGTCAGTGGGACTACATCGAGCCCGTGCTCTTCGGCTACGCCGCAGGCGCGGTGATCGCCTCCTATGTCGAGAACTTCTGCACCGCGACCGACAAGATCGCCGCCCATTTCCACGAATGGATGACCGCGGCGGGCGGTCTCTACCTGCGCCGCCATGCGCCTTATGTGGCGACACTCTTCACCACGCACGCCACGGTCATGGGCCGCTGCATCGCGGGCAACCACCTGCCGCTCTACACCGACCTGACCAAGTTCAATGCCGACGAGCTGGCACGCCAGTTCAACGTCGTGGCCAAACACTCGATCGAGAAGGCCGCCGCTGCCTACCACGACGCATTCGTCACGGTCAGCGACATCACGGCCAACGAGTGCAAATTCCTGCTGGGCCGCGAGCCTGACTGCATCACGCCCAACGGCTTCGAAAACGACTTCGTCTGGACCGGCGAGGAGTACGACGCGAAGCGCGCCGAAGCCCGCAAAACGATGATCTCGGTGGCCGAAGCGTGTCTGGGCGAAAAGTTCGCCGAGGAGCCGCTGATCGTCGGCACCAGCGGACGCTACGAATTCCGCAACAAGGGCATCGACGTATTCATCGAATCGCTCAAGAAACTGGCCGCATCGCCCCGGCTCAAACGTCAGGTGCTGGCCTATATCACCGTGCCCGCCGCCAACCGCGGTCCGCGCGCGGACCTGCAGGCGCATCTGGCCGACCCGTCGAAACCCATCGACGGCGGGCAGTACAAATACACGACCCACTACCTCGAATACCAGAGCAGCGACCCGATCGTTAACGCCCTCAACGGCAGCATTCTGACCACGCCCGATTCGAAGGTGAAGGTGATCTTCGTTCCGACCTACCTCAACAAGGCCGACGGCATCTTCGGCAAGGATTACTACGAACTGCTGGTCGGCATGGACATGACCGTATTCCCCTCCTACTACGAACCGTGGGGATACACGCCGCTCGAATCGGTGGCCTTCTCCGTGCCGACGATCACCACGACGCTGGCCGGATTCGGTCTCTGGGCGGCCAAACAGCGCGAGCATGCGGGCGTGGAGATCGTTCTGCGCGACGACTACAACGATCAGGAGGTCGAAGAGAAGATCGCCGAGTCGCTGCTGCACTTCAGCCTGCTGGACGACAAGCACGTGAACGAGATGCGCGTGTCGGCCTACGAAATCTCCGAAACGGCGCTCTGGGAACACCTCTTCGCCGCCTACGAGCAGGCTTACTCCGAGGCTGTCGAAAGTTCGGTCATCCGCACCAACCGCGCCGTGCTGGACGAGGGCGGAAACCGCAACGAGCAGATCAACTTCGTGCGCCAGCAGCTTTTCGCCGAGAAGCCCAACTGGAACCGCATGATGGTGGACAAGACCCTGCCCAAACGGCTGCACGCCCTCGAAGAGCTGTCGCGCAACCTCTGGTGGTGCTGGAATCCCGGCACGCGCGACCTGTTCGAAAGCATCGACCATGCGTTGTGGGCCGAGTGCGAACGCAATCCGATCGCATTCCTCGACAAAATGAGCGTGGAGCGCATGAAGGAGCTTGAACAGGATACGAATTTCCTCAGCCAGCTCGACGCCGTATATGCGCAGTTCCGCGACTACATGAACGAGAAACCCGATCCGAAGGCGACCTCGATCTCCTACTTCTCGATGGAGTACGGCCTGCATTCGTCGCTCAAGATTTACTCCGGCGGTCTGGGCATTCTGGCCGGCGACTACCTCAAGGAGGCGTCGGACAAGAACGTTCCGATGGCGGCCGTGGGCCTGCTGTACCGTTACGGCTACTTCACGCAGCGGCTCTCGTCGCAGGGCGCGCAGGAGGCGACCTACGAAGCGCAGAACTTCTACAAGCTGCCGATCTCGCCCGTGCGCGACGAAGCCGGCAACTGGATGACGGTCACCATCGCCTTCCCCGGACGTACGCTCTGGGCACGCGTCTGGAAATGTCAGGTGGGACGCACGGACCTCTACCTACTCGACGCGGACTTCGAGGCCAACCTCGAAGAGGACCGGCAGATTACGCACCACCTCTACGGCGGCGACTGGGAGAACCGGCTCAAGCAGGAGATCCTGCTCGGCATCGGCGGTATCCGCGCGCTGCGCAAGCTGGGCATCAAACACGACGTATTCCACTGCAACGAGGGACACGCCGCATTCATCGGCATCGAGCGCATCCGCGATCTGGTGACCCACAAGAAGCTCTCCTTCTCGGAGGCGCTGGAGGTGATCCGCTCGTCGTCGCTCTTCACGACCCATACGCCGGTTCCCGCAGGCCACGACGCATTCCCCGAATCGATGATCCGCCAGTACATGTCGCACTATCCCGACGTGCTGGGAATCACGTGGGAACAGTATATCAACCTCGGCAAGACCAACCCCAACGACCCCAACGAGAAGTTCTCGATGTCGGTGCTGGCCTGCAACCTCTCGCAGGAGGTGAACGGCGTGTCGTGGCTCCACGGCGAGGTGTCGAAGGATATTCTGGGCAGCATGTGGCCGGGCTACTTCAAAAACGAGCTTCATATCGGGTACGTCACCAACGGCGTGCACTTCCCGACGTGGATCGCGACCAGCATGCGCCGCCTGTACGCCCGCTATTTCGCCGACGGATTCGAGGGGCACACCTACGACATCCCGGCATGGCAGAAGGTCCACCAGATTCCCGACGAAGAGCTGTGGAACGAGCGCATGTATCTCAAGAACAAGCTCGTAAAGCATATCCGCCGCCGCTACAGCGACCCCAATCAGGTGCGTCTCGACTCGCCGCGCCAGATGATTCAGATCATCGAGGGCATCAAGCCCGACGTGCTGACCATCGGTTTCGCCCGCCGCTTCGCCACCTACAAGCGCGCCTACCTGCTGTTCACCAACCTCGACCGGCTGTCGGCGATCGTCAACAACAAGGAGCGTCCCGTGCAGTTCATCTTCGCGGGCAAAGCGCACCCTAACGACAAGCCGGGTCAGGACCTCATCAAACGCATCGTCGAAGTGGCCGCCATGCCGCAGTTCGTAGGCAAGATCCTCTTCCTGCAGAATTACGACATGGAGCTGGCCCGCCGCATGGTGCAGGGCGTGGACGTATGGCTCAACACCCCGACCCGTCCGCTCGAAGCGTCGGGCACGTCGGGCGAGAAGTGCGTCATGAACGGCGTGCTCCAGTTCTCGGTACTCGACGGATGGTGGGTCGAAGGCTACAAGGAGGGCGCGGGATGGATGCTGCCCATGGAACGCACGTTCGCCGATCAGGGCTATCAGGACGAGCTTGACGCCGAGATGATTTACAACACCATCGAGGAGCAGATCGTGCCGAAATACTACGACCGCGGCAGCGACGGCATTCCTCACCAGTGGGTGGATTCGGTCAAAAAGTGCGTCGCCGACATCGCGTCGAACTTCACGACCAACCGCATGCTGGGGGATTACGAGGAGCGGTTCTACAACAAGCTCGCGGCCCGCAAGCGCGAAATCGTCGAAGGCGGCTACAAGCTGGCCCGCGAGATCGCGGCGTGGAAGCGCAAGGTTTCGGCCGCATGGGACAAGGTCCGCGTGATCGACGTCCAGCGCGTGAGGATCGACGACGAGGCGATCTTCGTCGGCGAGAAGTACCACTTCGAAGTGACGGTGGACATCGCCAACCTCCGGCCTGAGGATATCGGCGTCGAGATGGTCATCGCCCAGCAGATCGTCGGCGGCGGCAAGGTGAACGTAACCCGCACCATCGGGCTGAAACACACCAAAACCGACGGCAGCCGCGTGACCTATGCGCTGGATTACGTTCCCGGCGAGGCCGGCACGTTCGACGTGGCGCTGCGTCTCTATCCCTACAACCCCCACCTGCCGCACCGCATGGATTTTGCATTGGTAAAGTGGGCCTAG
- a CDS encoding glycogen debranching enzyme N-terminal domain-containing protein: MSALTFDKSELGNLEYSLQREMLSTDRIGGYMSTTIVCCNTRRYHGLMVAPIDDSGRTYVLLSSLDETVVQHDQTFNLALHRFKGVYEPRGHKYITDFEYTPTPTITYRVGGVILKKEMLWIHKRTQLMIRYTLVDAHSETRLRLRPFLAFRDKHALTHANMEADGHSYPAVNGVKCRLYNSFPWLYLQTSKPGTEFVPAPDWYYGFEYQQELARGYEGYEDLLTTGYFEAELKKGESIIFSASLDEMGSTKTIEEVFAASIARRTHKIDFISCLEHSARQFLIRRPGDRTEVVSGYPWHGVSGRQTFISLPGITLEQGHKEDCIDALDTLVREMRDGMFTGSASAEVAADAPLWFFWTLQQLEREVGAKEIWASYGPAMKDILESYRQGIGGRVALHDNGLIWASSEEVPLTWMNSTIDGRPVTPRNGYQVEVNALWYNAVCYALELAGKYGDKTDKAFVKEWTPLPARTQESFIELFRLPEGYLADFVDGSGPDKSTRPNMIVACGLNYKMLDETMQLEVIRTVRQHLLTPKGLRTLSPQNPLYRGSQEGMPAERDFAAKNGSVWPWLLPFYIKACFDIDGDAFLPQAEEALENFDEDIQRYGIGSICELYDADPPYASRGAISQAWSVGAALDIHRMIRERSKGDSQAPKAAKKGGRTNGPKEKKPAKTKPAAKSAGKTVKAAAKSPAAAKAPKAAAKKAAPKAAAGKAARK; the protein is encoded by the coding sequence ATGTCAGCACTTACTTTCGACAAAAGCGAATTGGGCAATCTGGAGTACTCCCTCCAGCGCGAAATGCTCTCGACGGACCGTATCGGCGGCTACATGAGTACGACGATCGTCTGCTGCAACACCCGCCGCTATCACGGACTGATGGTGGCCCCCATCGACGACAGCGGCCGGACCTACGTCCTGCTCTCGTCGCTCGACGAGACCGTGGTGCAGCACGACCAGACGTTCAATCTGGCGCTGCACCGTTTCAAGGGGGTATACGAGCCGCGCGGCCACAAGTATATCACCGATTTCGAGTATACGCCGACGCCGACGATCACCTACCGCGTGGGCGGCGTAATCCTCAAGAAGGAGATGCTCTGGATCCACAAGCGGACGCAGCTGATGATCCGCTACACGCTCGTGGACGCCCACTCCGAAACCCGGCTGCGGCTGCGGCCGTTCCTCGCCTTCCGCGACAAGCATGCGCTGACGCACGCCAACATGGAGGCCGACGGACACTCCTACCCCGCCGTAAACGGCGTGAAGTGCCGTCTCTACAACTCGTTCCCGTGGCTCTATCTCCAGACGAGCAAACCCGGCACGGAGTTCGTGCCCGCGCCCGACTGGTATTACGGATTCGAATACCAGCAGGAGCTGGCCCGCGGATACGAGGGGTACGAAGACCTGCTCACGACGGGCTATTTCGAAGCGGAGCTCAAGAAGGGCGAGAGCATCATCTTCTCGGCGTCGCTCGACGAAATGGGCTCGACCAAAACCATCGAAGAGGTTTTCGCCGCATCCATCGCGCGGCGTACGCATAAGATCGACTTCATCAGCTGCCTCGAACACTCGGCGCGGCAGTTCCTGATCCGCCGTCCGGGCGACCGGACCGAAGTGGTGTCGGGATATCCGTGGCACGGGGTTTCGGGCCGCCAGACCTTCATCTCGCTGCCGGGCATCACGCTCGAACAGGGACACAAGGAGGACTGCATCGACGCGCTGGATACGCTGGTGCGGGAGATGCGCGACGGCATGTTCACCGGCAGCGCCTCGGCCGAAGTCGCGGCGGACGCTCCCCTCTGGTTTTTCTGGACCCTCCAGCAGCTCGAACGCGAGGTGGGGGCCAAGGAGATATGGGCGAGCTACGGCCCGGCCATGAAAGACATACTGGAGAGCTACCGGCAGGGAATCGGCGGCCGCGTGGCGCTGCACGACAACGGGCTGATATGGGCTTCATCGGAAGAGGTGCCCCTGACGTGGATGAATTCGACGATCGACGGACGCCCCGTGACCCCGCGCAACGGCTATCAGGTCGAAGTGAACGCCTTGTGGTACAACGCCGTATGCTATGCGCTCGAACTGGCCGGCAAATACGGGGACAAGACGGACAAGGCCTTCGTCAAGGAGTGGACCCCGCTTCCGGCACGCACGCAGGAGTCGTTCATCGAACTGTTCCGCCTGCCGGAGGGCTATCTGGCCGACTTCGTGGACGGCAGCGGTCCCGACAAATCGACGCGCCCCAACATGATCGTCGCCTGCGGACTGAATTACAAGATGCTCGACGAGACGATGCAGCTGGAGGTGATCCGCACGGTGCGCCAGCACCTGCTCACCCCGAAGGGACTGCGGACGCTGTCGCCCCAAAACCCGCTTTACAGGGGTTCGCAGGAGGGCATGCCCGCCGAACGCGACTTCGCCGCCAAAAACGGCTCGGTATGGCCGTGGCTGCTGCCCTTCTACATCAAGGCCTGCTTCGACATCGACGGCGACGCATTCCTGCCGCAGGCCGAGGAGGCGCTGGAAAACTTCGACGAGGACATCCAGCGTTACGGCATCGGCTCGATCTGCGAGCTGTACGACGCCGACCCGCCCTACGCTTCGCGCGGAGCCATTTCGCAGGCGTGGAGCGTCGGAGCCGCACTGGACATCCACCGCATGATCCGCGAGCGGAGCAAAGGGGATTCCCAAGCGCCCAAAGCCGCGAAGAAAGGCGGCAGAACGAACGGTCCGAAAGAGAAAAAGCCGGCGAAGACGAAGCCCGCGGCGAAAAGCGCCGGGAAGACGGTAAAGGCCGCCGCCAAAAGTCCGGCCGCGGCGAAAGCCCCCAAGGCCGCGGCGAAAAAGGCGGCGCCGAAAGCAGCGGCAGGAAAAGCCGCAAGGAAATAA
- a CDS encoding glycosyltransferase family 4 protein has protein sequence MRVLMFGWEFPPHIAGGLGTACYGMTRGLARNDVDVTFVVPHAYGDEDQRFTHVMNASDVEALYGSTGSGADDILEKMSFIHIDSNMVPYISPEEYEVYHERYVKSGQQVWSTTDAWKQRYTFSGKYGANLMEEVARYAVVAAQVAKDLEGQFDVIHAHDWLTYYAGIAAKRVSGKPLVVHMHATEYDRSGENVNTQVYAIERAGMHAADRVIAVSNLTRNIVINRYGVPAEKVVTVHNAVRFAGGPCKTPERGVKDKIVTFLGRITYQKGPDYFVEAAAKVLKRVPDVRFVMAGSGDMMNHVIRRVARLGIADRFHFTGFLRGEDVHKMFQLSDVYVMPSVSEPFGISPLEAMRSNVPVIISKQSGVAEVLDFAVKVDYWDVDALADAIYGLIQYPALSGMFASKGLEEVTNLKWNDAAAKIKAVYEAVIEENKKQ, from the coding sequence ATGAGAGTTTTAATGTTCGGTTGGGAGTTCCCGCCCCACATCGCGGGCGGTCTTGGAACGGCGTGCTACGGCATGACGCGCGGTCTGGCGCGCAACGACGTAGACGTCACGTTCGTGGTTCCCCACGCTTACGGCGATGAAGATCAGCGTTTCACGCACGTAATGAACGCCAGCGACGTGGAGGCTCTCTATGGTTCGACCGGGAGCGGAGCCGACGACATTCTCGAAAAAATGTCGTTCATCCACATCGACTCGAACATGGTGCCCTACATCTCCCCCGAAGAGTACGAGGTCTACCACGAACGCTATGTAAAATCGGGTCAGCAGGTCTGGTCCACGACCGACGCATGGAAACAGCGTTACACCTTTTCGGGAAAGTACGGCGCCAACCTCATGGAGGAGGTGGCCCGTTACGCCGTGGTGGCCGCGCAGGTCGCCAAGGACCTCGAAGGGCAGTTCGACGTGATCCACGCCCACGACTGGCTCACCTACTACGCCGGCATCGCCGCCAAGCGCGTGTCGGGCAAGCCGCTCGTCGTGCACATGCACGCCACGGAATACGACCGCAGCGGCGAGAACGTCAATACGCAGGTCTACGCCATCGAACGTGCGGGCATGCACGCCGCGGACCGCGTGATCGCCGTTTCGAACCTTACCCGCAACATCGTCATCAACCGCTACGGCGTTCCGGCCGAAAAGGTCGTGACGGTGCACAACGCCGTGCGCTTCGCCGGCGGCCCCTGCAAAACACCCGAACGCGGCGTGAAGGACAAGATCGTCACCTTCCTCGGACGCATCACCTACCAGAAAGGTCCCGACTACTTCGTCGAGGCGGCCGCCAAAGTGCTCAAGCGCGTACCCGACGTACGCTTCGTGATGGCCGGTTCGGGCGACATGATGAACCACGTCATCCGCCGCGTGGCGCGGCTGGGCATCGCCGACCGCTTCCACTTCACGGGGTTCCTGCGCGGCGAGGACGTACACAAGATGTTCCAGCTGTCGGACGTATACGTCATGCCGTCGGTCTCGGAACCTTTCGGCATCTCGCCCCTCGAAGCGATGCGCTCGAACGTGCCGGTGATCATCTCCAAACAGAGCGGCGTGGCCGAAGTGCTCGACTTCGCCGTGAAGGTCGATTACTGGGACGTGGACGCGCTGGCCGACGCCATCTACGGCCTCATCCAATACCCGGCCCTGTCGGGCATGTTCGCGTCGAAAGGACTCGAAGAGGTCACCAACCTCAAGTGGAACGACGCCGCGGCGAAGATCAAAGCCGTATACGAAGCGGTCATTGAAGAGAACAAAAAACAATAA
- a CDS encoding glycoside hydrolase family 57 protein, with the protein MKTVCLYFQVHQPWRLKKYRFFNMGKDHNYLDDLLNRSIMQKVARQCYLPMNALLLKLIKENKGKFRCSFSITGIAVEQFRAFAPEVLDSFKELAATGCVEFLAETYSHSLASLASKEDFTEQVKLHTAMIKKEFGVKPTAFRNTELIYSDEIGAMVADMGFRTMLAEGAKHVLGWKSPNYVYANAINQKLRLLLRNYKLSDDIAFRFSNRSWDEWPLTADKYVKWLSSDETPGEVINLFMDYETFGEHQTADTGIFEFMRALPKAILAKKNDMEFATVSEAAKKYQPVSVLHCPHVMSWADEERDVTAWLGNELQNEAFSKLYAQKEKVAALKSPDFDYVWSFMQTSDHFYYMATKWLSDGDVHSYFNPYDSAYDAFINYMNVLSDFIIELDQAVAAKAAKAK; encoded by the coding sequence ATGAAAACCGTCTGCTTATATTTTCAGGTACACCAGCCTTGGCGACTGAAGAAGTACCGCTTCTTCAACATGGGCAAGGACCACAACTACCTAGACGACCTCCTGAACCGCTCGATCATGCAGAAAGTCGCCCGGCAGTGTTACCTGCCCATGAACGCCCTGCTGCTGAAGTTGATCAAGGAGAACAAGGGTAAATTCCGCTGTTCGTTCTCGATCACGGGCATCGCCGTCGAGCAGTTCCGCGCCTTCGCGCCTGAGGTGCTCGACTCGTTCAAGGAGCTGGCCGCCACGGGATGCGTCGAGTTTCTGGCCGAAACCTACTCCCATTCGCTGGCATCGCTGGCGTCGAAAGAGGATTTCACCGAACAGGTGAAGCTCCATACGGCGATGATCAAGAAGGAATTCGGCGTGAAGCCCACCGCCTTCCGCAACACCGAGCTGATCTACTCCGACGAGATCGGCGCCATGGTCGCCGACATGGGCTTCCGCACGATGCTGGCCGAAGGCGCCAAGCACGTGCTGGGCTGGAAATCGCCTAACTACGTCTATGCCAACGCCATCAATCAGAAACTGCGCCTGCTGCTGCGCAACTACAAGCTCTCGGACGACATTGCGTTCCGTTTCTCGAACCGCAGCTGGGACGAATGGCCGCTGACGGCGGACAAATACGTCAAATGGCTCTCTTCGGACGAAACGCCGGGCGAGGTCATCAACCTCTTCATGGACTACGAGACGTTCGGGGAGCATCAGACGGCGGATACGGGAATCTTCGAATTCATGCGGGCGCTCCCCAAAGCGATCCTCGCCAAGAAGAACGACATGGAGTTCGCCACCGTAAGCGAGGCCGCCAAGAAGTACCAGCCGGTGTCCGTACTCCACTGTCCGCACGTAATGTCGTGGGCCGACGAGGAGCGCGACGTGACGGCGTGGCTCGGCAACGAGTTGCAGAATGAGGCTTTCTCGAAACTCTACGCCCAGAAAGAGAAGGTCGCCGCCCTGAAAAGCCCCGATTTCGACTATGTATGGAGTTTCATGCAGACCTCGGACCACTTCTACTACATGGCGACCAAATGGCTCTCGGACGGCGACGTACACTCCTACTTCAACCCGTACGACTCGGCATACGACGCCTTCATCAACTACATGAACGTCCTTTCGGACTTCATCATCGAGCTGGATCAAGCGGTGGCCGCCAAAGCCGCCAAGGCAAAATAA
- a CDS encoding helix-turn-helix domain-containing protein gives MGVVYEEEVSYISSRIRELRRERRLTVQELAYRCDMERSNLSRIEAGRTNLTVKTMCIICNALNVSLREVIR, from the coding sequence ATGGGAGTTGTTTATGAGGAGGAGGTATCCTATATCTCCTCTAGGATCAGAGAGTTGAGGAGGGAGAGGCGTCTGACGGTACAGGAACTCGCATACCGTTGCGACATGGAAAGATCCAATTTGAGCCGTATCGAAGCGGGACGCACGAACCTTACGGTCAAAACGATGTGTATCATATGTAACGCGTTGAATGTGAGCTTGAGGGAGGTCATTCGGTAA
- a CDS encoding CvpA family protein, translating to MNTIDLIVCLILALAVWNGWRQGFVMQICSLAGIVAGIWLASRYGVYVGAWLKLDATVSAAGGFVVVLLAVILLVAVAGRLVRKLFHFAGFGIPDIVLGIAVSVLKYMLVLSVLFSAFDSLNEDYTLVGPQTIEKSKSYKPVMRLSEAVFPFLEWVGEQVPQEQNQD from the coding sequence GTGAATACAATCGATTTGATCGTCTGCCTTATTCTGGCATTGGCCGTATGGAACGGCTGGCGCCAAGGCTTTGTCATGCAGATATGTTCGCTGGCCGGTATCGTCGCAGGTATCTGGCTGGCTTCACGTTACGGCGTTTATGTCGGGGCGTGGCTGAAGCTGGACGCAACGGTCTCCGCGGCCGGCGGATTCGTCGTGGTCCTGCTGGCCGTGATTCTTCTGGTGGCCGTTGCCGGACGGCTGGTACGCAAGTTGTTTCACTTCGCGGGGTTCGGAATCCCCGACATCGTGCTGGGCATCGCGGTGTCGGTGCTGAAATACATGCTGGTGCTGAGCGTATTGTTCTCGGCGTTCGATTCGCTCAACGAGGATTACACGCTCGTCGGACCGCAAACGATCGAGAAATCGAAGAGTTACAAACCCGTCATGCGCCTGTCCGAAGCCGTTTTCCCCTTCTTGGAATGGGTCGGCGAGCAGGTGCCGCAGGAACAAAACCAGGATTAG
- the rsgA gene encoding ribosome small subunit-dependent GTPase A: MEKRFTGTVVRATGSWYDVLHDGAVVRCRIRGRLRLRGVRSTNPVVVGDEVTCEADAGGDYVICDISPRRNYVIRRASNLSKESHIIAANVDQALLMATLRSPETATEFVDRFLVTCEAYKVPVTILLSKIDLQDPQAVADFHAVYESAGYRVMEVSSATGEGVGAVHELLKGRTTLVSGNSGVGKSTLIRAIDPSLDIRTGEISESHHKGRHTTTFSTMYPLAEGGAVIDTPGIKGFGLIDIDDAELWHYFPEMMRTAPDCRFYNCTHTHEPGCAVVEAVERGQIAYPRYESYLKILDEDEKYRK, encoded by the coding sequence ATGGAAAAACGATTCACCGGAACAGTGGTGCGCGCCACCGGAAGCTGGTACGACGTTCTGCACGACGGCGCGGTCGTCCGCTGCCGTATCCGGGGCCGGCTGCGGCTGCGGGGCGTACGTTCGACCAATCCGGTCGTGGTGGGCGACGAAGTGACCTGCGAGGCCGACGCAGGGGGCGATTACGTCATCTGCGACATTTCGCCCCGCCGCAACTACGTCATCCGCCGGGCGTCGAACCTCTCGAAGGAGTCGCATATCATCGCGGCCAACGTCGATCAGGCTCTGCTGATGGCGACGCTGCGTTCGCCCGAAACCGCCACGGAGTTCGTGGATCGCTTTCTGGTGACCTGCGAAGCCTATAAGGTCCCCGTTACGATCCTGCTCTCGAAAATCGACCTGCAGGACCCGCAGGCCGTCGCAGACTTTCATGCCGTGTACGAAAGCGCCGGATACCGTGTCATGGAGGTCTCCTCCGCCACGGGCGAAGGCGTCGGTGCGGTACACGAGCTGCTCAAAGGGCGTACGACCCTCGTTTCGGGCAATTCGGGCGTCGGAAAATCGACGCTCATCCGCGCCATCGACCCCTCGCTGGACATCCGTACGGGCGAAATCTCCGAAAGCCACCACAAGGGACGGCACACGACGACCTTTTCGACGATGTATCCGCTGGCCGAAGGCGGCGCGGTGATCGACACGCCGGGCATCAAGGGTTTCGGGCTGATCGACATCGACGATGCCGAGTTGTGGCATTACTTCCCCGAAATGATGCGCACGGCCCCCGACTGCCGGTTTTACAACTGCACCCACACCCACGAACCGGGATGTGCGGTGGTCGAAGCCGTCGAACGGGGGCAGATCGCCTATCCCCGCTACGAAAGTTACCTCAAAATACTCGATGAAGATGAAAAATACCGCAAATAA